ATACCCTCTGCACACAGTTGCTTAGTACCCTCTGCACACAGCCGCGTAATACCCTCTGCACACAGCCGCCTAAAATCGTTGTTAATTCGTGTTTACACAGAGAATCGCTGAAGAAAAAATCACTGATAGGCATACACAATCCGTAGTCGAAGAGAGAGGACGTGCAGATTGTGTttttacgaaaaaaaaaaaaatggaagacACGGAAGAACGCAAAACTCAATACAATTTGAAAGCTAGCATGTGGAATGTTTTTTGCGGCAAATAATTTCTCCATTGTTTTTAGCGAATTGATCAAGGATGAGAGAGACATTCAGGCAAGCGTTTTGATGATTGTGAAACAGATTATAACCATTGAAAGCCATTTAAGTATTTATAACAACTTTTTTGCATACGATTCTGTGACTATATCCCTTTTAAACTAACAATTTTGACCAGTATTTCTTCTAAAAAAAATGACGAAAGTAGTATAGTATATTAATCACCCAAACTCGTCAAAAATACTCAATAAAAGACTTAAATACTGTGTGTAAAAGCGGTGAGGTATCGAATCGCTCCTCTCTAAAGATTATTCAAACGGTGGCAACGCTGTGTATTGTTTGTCAGAACCGAAATGAGTCACTTGGACTTTTAAACGAAATACGAGTTTTAGTAATACAAATTCTCAACAGTTTACGTTTCCAACAGTGCAATGGGCTTATTTGGCAAAACCCCAAGTAAAGATCCCAAAGAACAGGTAACGAAGCAGGGGCGGCGCAAAGAGGTGCTCGAGAAATGATGTCATTCGagtttgttttgattttaccTTGTATGTTTGTATACAGCATTTTGTATTGTATATCTTGTTCTGCTCTATGTATTCCGTTTAGGTGCAGGAGTGGACGCACAAGATACGGAAAGAGGGCAACCAGCTGGATCGCCAGATTCGAAGTATTCAGCGGGAGGAGGAGAAAGTGAAGCGCTCGCTCAAGCAGGCGGCCCAGAAAAATGACCGTGACACCTGCGTCATTCTGGCCAAGGAGATTGTGAACGCTCGAAAGGCCATCAACCGCATATACACGTCAAAGGCGCACCTTAACTCTATCCAGATGCAAATGAAAAACCAACTTTGTGAGTCAGTGTCCTTGCTTCTCTTACCCGACTAACGACCTCCTTCCAGCCACCTTGCGGGTAGCCGGATCTCTGCAAAAGTCCACGGAGGTCATGCAGGCCATGCAGAGCTTGGTGCGGTATCCCGAGCTGGCCGGCATCATGCGCGACATGTCCAAGGAAATGATGAAGGCCGGCATCATCGAGGAGATGTTAGACGAGACCATGGACTCGCTGGAGGAGTCTGAGGAATTGGAGGAGGAGGCGGGCAAGGAGGTGGACAAGGTTCTGTGGGAGATCACGGACGGCAAGCTCGGAGAAGCGCCCCTGCCCCCAGAGGCTACTCCGGCGGACAAGGCGTCTGCGTCTGCTGCCCGCGTCGAGGTTGCGGTTGAGGAGGATGATGACGAGGGCGAAGAACTGCAGGAGATGCAAAGCCGATTGGCTTCGCTGCGATCTTAGATCATAGACTACTATGCGGATTGCATTTAGATTCCAAAATAGTAGCAAGTGATTCCGACTGGCAGGCCTTTTAAAATCCTAAACTACAAAACACCCGTCAGCGCTTTACCATAAACACCAAAATAATCTTCAGAAACTTATCTtcagtttttatattttaagtgAACATTGCCCCAGTTCAAGTTGTTTTGAACGTGTTGTAATTTACacaatataaatttatttattgtataaTTTTCCTTGTATTAAAAATCGATATTTGCTGTGGCATGTCTCAACACTGGTAATTTATATAAGCTAGGACTAGGACCTAACATTGTTCTCTATCCAGTCCATATACGCCGCCACCCTTGTGTACACTCCCGGCCATCCCTTTAAGCCGCAGGGCGTGGGTCCGTAGGACACCACTCCGGCAATATAGTAGTTAGAATATCCATTGGAATAGTCCTCAAGCAAGAGAGGCCCTCCGGAGTCACCACGACAGGAGTCGACACCCTCAACTCCGCCGGCGCACAGCTGGTTGGCAGTGACAGTCCTGCGTTGGCTGGAGTAGCGCTGATTGCAGACATCGGTCGACACCGGATCCAAATCCGCCTTTAGCTTAATGTTGGACGTGAAGTTCGTCTCGGTACGACCCCATCCGGCCACCACCACCTTGCGGCCCAGAAAAATATCGTTGCGTTGCGACGCCAGAGAGGGCAAGCACACTGGTGAGATAAAGTCAGTGTACTTAACTTCGTCCTGCAGTCGCAGCAACGCGATGTCGTGTAACTGGTCACGGGAGTTTCCCGGGTACTGTGGGTGCGGAATCCGCTCTACAACAGGGCAGTCGATGTAGGGATCGTTGCAGTCCCGCCGACCGTTTTTGCCGGTCGTGCAATCCGGATTGGTGCTCGCGTCCCATTCGCCCAGGCGCGCTCCAGTCAACTGCCAGTCGCTGGGAATGGCCGAGACGCAGTGTGCTGCCGTGAGCACGTATCGATTGTTTATCAGAGATCCACCGCAATGGTGACCTTTCAAGTTACCGGCTAGTGAAGAAAAGGGTCAGTCTTGAACCAGGGCGGATTTTGATCACTCACGCTTCGTGTACTCAATCAGCGCCATCCAAGGGAACTCGCGCTTGCCTGTCTCCTTGCCGCCCACGACACGGTCTGCAAAATTTTCGCCACAATTGGGGGCCTGAGGCAATAGACTGTTTCCGGGGAGTCTTGAAGGACTAACACGCATGCGGCTATTTGCACAGCAAATCTAAGAAAGtggtataaaaacaatttttagcTGATCCCTTCGATGAGGTTTATCTATTTATACCCATACTCGTAGAGAAAAATTTTATATTCCGGGGTGAATCAAAAAATCGTCAAATGAAAAACGATTGGAATTGGTATTTGTTCCCGGATTGTAAAcatcttaacgaggtaaaaagttgTAACGATCGCATCAACATCCAGAATTTCGGATGTCAGTGAGAAAATTTACTGGAtgtgtacaatgtacatatgcATGCATTTATTAAACCTAAGCCCAGGTGAATTGGTTAGTGACGTTAACCACTACCTTTCTTGaccacaaaataaaaatgattgtATATCGTCCTAGCAAGCCCAATCGACCTGGAAATTAAGGGGTTAGGTTGGGAatggatattaaaaaatacaactcTGGCAataatctttataaaaataattattgatGAGTATGTTCTTGTCGGCTTGGCCATGtagttttaaagctttataatCAAAAACACTTTATTTTGACACTAaactattttaataattaaaataatgttagAAATGGCCCTTTTAGTAAAAGTTTTGGTTGCCATAACATTAGATTGTGTTGCGAGATCTTTAAAGTCATTTCGCAGTACCAAAAATGTCTTCACAGattgaataattttaaaatttttggttCTAGGTATCTAGAAGAAAGGTTTGGGAAGATTCATGTCTATAGTTTTTAAACTAGGCAAAATGCCTTCACAAACAGCATGCTTTTTCTATTTTCTTCTGGATATTCCAACGGGAGTTAAAAGAATACATACACGTAGGATCGGGATGTGATTTTACCTTGATCAaggtatttataaaaataagaattcGAAAGATTCAGGCTAATAGCTTTTACACTACCAAAATATcctacatttttaattaaaacttgATCTGCGAACACATATTTAAGGAAGATCCTGATTTTTAAGTGATCCTGATTtagaatatatgtacattatagggtcggaaacgtctacgtcactgcgttgcaaacttctgactgaaatcctTATAAACTATATAAAGTGGAAAATGTATTTAGGTTGTCTCAAAACGGTGTTTTAAGGTCCTGGGAAAATTTAAATGGTGTTAATAAGCTCGATATAAGAAACTTAAGTTCTACCCGTTTTGAAAAACCGGATAAGAATTATTGTGGACGTTAGTACGCGTAGGGACTAAGCGCACCAGGAGAGTGTGACTACTCCGCATTGTTTTAAAATCTTCAGTGATGGTATGGACAGAAAAGCTTTcacttaaaaaatttaagcatGAGATAAGCAAATTGAACCGATCTctcattatttttttaatattcttcACCAAAATACGCGTCGATTGGTACCAAAACAATTGCAATACAATACCTTATTGCAAAGTAATGCAACTTAAATAAAAGTTAGTCCTTTTTCAAATAAAGGCCTTCAATATTTGTCGTATTATAAGAttaagacaaaaaaaatttgttctaCAACTTTTTGAAAGCCGTGATAGTGTAGCGGAATAAAAGCTAGAAATGGCTAAAATTCAAAGGAACTGATACTCCTCAACGCCTTATGCTAAGGTAATGCTAATGATAAATTTATGATCTATACACTTTAATTTGATATAATTGTTTTAACTAAAATCACTGCTAAACTAGAcctaatttaaatttttaggaACATGTTTTTTAGATTCGTTTAGAGCAAATAACTCATAAGGTTTATTTGAAATCCATGAAAACTATGCAATCCTGATTTCTGGAAGACAAAAACCTTTTTAGTATAAGAGAAGACAGTTTGGATTTGGAATAACTATAAATAACACTGTGAAAAATTGTTTGGGTTTTGAAATGTAACCACAATTTGGACTTCACGTGCAGAAAGTACACATCGAAATAAGCCAATGCCCATTTAGGTTTCTTTGGCTTAGATCGCGTTGGGGTCTCTTAATAGCGATAGCGATATAGCGATATAGCGATATAGCAATATAGCGATATATCTTATAATACAAATGTATTATACGATCTTTCTTAATGTTTCTCATTCGTCACGCTTCATTAAATTCGAACAGCTAATTGCCTACACAGGCAAATTTTATTGCTGCGTCCCGAATGaggaaatatttataaag
This region of Drosophila subpulchrella strain 33 F10 #4 breed RU33 unplaced genomic scaffold, RU_Dsub_v1.1 Primary Assembly Seq354, whole genome shotgun sequence genomic DNA includes:
- the LOC119560377 gene encoding melanization protease 1 codes for the protein MKPNFFLVVLVGLLVGASSTLAQEIFGYCTTPDESSGTCITLRECGYLFELVQRGAVSDQDRRFLRNSQCGFRNGQVLICCANSRMRVSPSRLPGNSLLPQAPNCGENFADRVVGGKETGKREFPWMALIEYTKPGNLKGHHCGGSLINNRYVLTAAHCVSAIPSDWQLTGARLGEWDASTNPDCTTGKNGRRDCNDPYIDCPVVERIPHPQYPGNSRDQLHDIALLRLQDEVKYTDFISPVCLPSLASQRNDIFLGRKVVVAGWGRTETNFTSNIKLKADLDPVSTDVCNQRYSSQRRTVTANQLCAGGVEGVDSCRGDSGGPLLLEDYSNGYSNYYIAGVVSYGPTPCGLKGWPGVYTRVAAYMDWIENNVRS
- the LOC119560378 gene encoding charged multivesicular body protein 3, with protein sequence MGLFGKTPSKDPKEQVQEWTHKIRKEGNQLDRQIRSIQREEEKVKRSLKQAAQKNDRDTCVILAKEIVNARKAINRIYTSKAHLNSIQMQMKNQLSTLRVAGSLQKSTEVMQAMQSLVRYPELAGIMRDMSKEMMKAGIIEEMLDETMDSLEESEELEEEAGKEVDKVLWEITDGKLGEAPLPPEATPADKASASAARVEVAVEEDDDEGEELQEMQSRLASLRS